In the genome of Desulfuromonas sp. DDH964, one region contains:
- a CDS encoding ATP-binding cassette domain-containing protein — translation MIPGGGEPVVVAAGLRKEFGAFTAVDGISFAIQRGECFGLLGPNGAGKTSTIRMLYGYSPVSGGELKIFGLPLAEHLREIKARIGICSQEDTLDPDLDVRQNLLVFARYFDIPASRALQRSAELLKFFALDGRAKAAIGELSGGMRRRLTLARALLNEPELLILDEPTTGLDPQARHQVWERLEELKRQGLTILLTSHYLEEATRLCDRLMIVDHGRIIEEGTPLGLIRRHVGREVIEMVAPGAELRQLLQEKAADFDDLGQRLIVYNQQDDDLFLQLVREHCRDGACTLRPATLEDVFLRLTGRELRE, via the coding sequence ATGATTCCCGGCGGCGGGGAGCCGGTGGTGGTGGCGGCGGGGCTGCGCAAGGAGTTTGGCGCCTTCACCGCCGTCGATGGTATCTCCTTCGCGATTCAGCGCGGCGAGTGTTTCGGCCTACTCGGCCCCAACGGCGCCGGCAAGACCAGCACCATCCGCATGCTCTACGGCTACAGCCCGGTCAGCGGCGGCGAGCTGAAAATCTTCGGACTGCCGCTGGCCGAGCACCTGCGTGAGATCAAGGCGCGCATCGGCATCTGTTCCCAGGAAGATACCCTCGACCCCGACCTCGATGTCCGTCAGAACCTCCTCGTCTTCGCCCGCTACTTCGATATCCCCGCCAGCCGGGCGCTGCAGCGCAGCGCGGAGCTGCTCAAATTTTTCGCCCTCGACGGCCGGGCGAAGGCCGCGATCGGTGAACTCTCCGGCGGCATGCGCCGGCGTCTGACCCTGGCGCGGGCGCTCCTCAACGAGCCGGAGCTGCTGATCCTCGACGAGCCGACCACCGGCCTCGACCCCCAGGCCCGCCACCAGGTCTGGGAGCGGCTCGAAGAGCTCAAGCGCCAGGGTTTGACGATCCTGCTGACCAGCCATTACCTGGAAGAGGCCACGCGGCTCTGCGACCGGCTGATGATCGTCGATCACGGCCGTATCATCGAGGAGGGGACGCCGCTCGGGTTGATCCGGCGCCATGTCGGTCGCGAGGTGATCGAGATGGTGGCACCGGGGGCGGAACTGCGGCAGCTGCTGCAGGAGAAGGCTGCCGACTTCGACGACCTCGGCCAGCGCCTGATTGTCTATAACCAGCAGGACGACGATCTCTTTCTGCAGCTGGTGCGCGAGCACTGCCGCGACGGCGCCTGCACCTTGCGCCCGGCGACCCTGGAAGATGTCTTTTTGCGCCTGACCGGCAGGGAGTTGCGCGAATGA